One Penaeus vannamei isolate JL-2024 chromosome 27, ASM4276789v1, whole genome shotgun sequence genomic window carries:
- the LOC113812783 gene encoding glycine, alanine and asparagine-rich protein-like codes for MQRDWKIEISKHCNVGWVNVCVYKPGFEKADGIFTSGIMAVIRILITLCFCAGLAAAANSTEETQREKRGSLGGSGHGDGAGGGALGYLVVGSGTGGQHSKGVSQAANQAAAEATAAAAGLKTVATAAASAAAGEAAKAASAASQVAQKAADQQKADVAQLTQALQGAQAAFFSESSLAGKATMAAASAESVYSQALSLIRQLDAAQAEVQAVTAQAEQALQAAQAVRAAQDAMAWQALQISSSLSFQQQLAVSDLNGAVAAAARAEAAAAVAMAKAKGYGGHGGRGTYGQSGLMAHAAGGQAGYGSGSVGGGFVGYGGLGQTASTSTSGYGSASQSSHISFGSVQTSYGSDGQDAQISYGNDGQSSHDSHGNGDQNIQISYTDGNQNGFTDQVTYTNGDQIIQNDGGQIIQSGHGQNNDGHVTYSDDVQNNGGHNVHDNGQNDQNTFVNNDHAHLGSNVQNNEGQFNYDNGQNNQISFGNDGHNIGHIISNDNTQNGHISYESNDHTNFGNGGQNNAAQFNYDNNDHNGQISYDDGGQINVGQIIHGQNDHINAHVGFGNSGQNDDGHFGYNNNGQNINGQSNYGNNGQNINDQSNYDNNGLNNNGQFSHGNDGQNIGISYGNDRTNEKNMLKCDPKDIFRIKAGIEQQ; via the exons ATGCAGCG GGACTGGAAAATTGAGATTTCTAAGCACTGCAATGTCGGTTGGGTGAATGTCTGT GTATATAAACCTGGATTCGAAAAGGCTGATGGCATCTTCACTTCTGGAATCATGGCGGTCATAAGGATTTTGATAACTCTCTGCTTCTGTGCTG GGTTGGCGGCAGCAGCTAACTCTACTGAAGAAACTCAAAGG gaaaagagaggcTCCCTCGGCGGCAGTGGACACGGCGACGGCGCAGGGGGCGGGGCCCTGGGGTACCTGGTCGTGGGCTCGGGCACCGGAGGCCAGCACTCCAAGGGCGTCTCGCAGGCAGCCAACCAGGCCGCGGCGGAGGCCACTGCTGCTGCCGCGGGGCTGAAGACTGTTGCTACAGCTGCGGCTTCTGCTGCGGCGGGAGAGGCGGCCAAGGCTGCATCAGCGGCCTCACAGGTGGCTCAGAAGGCAGCAGACCAGCAGAAGGCTGACGTGGCTCAGCTTACCCAGGCTCTCCAGGGCGCCCAGGCGGCCTTCTTCTCGGAGTCTTCCCTGGCGGGCAAAGCCACGATGGCAGCCGCGTCGGCGGAGAGCGTGTACTCGCAGGCCCTCTCCCTGATCCGCCAGCTGGACGCGGCCCAAGCGGAGGTCCAGGCCGTCACGGCTCAGGCGGAGCAGGCTCTCCAAGCCGCGCAGGCCGTGCGGGCCGCACAGGACGCCATGGCTTGGCAGGCTCTGCAGATCTCCAGCAGCCTCAGCTTCCAGCAGCAGCTTGCCGTCAGCGATCTGAACGGAGCGGTCGCAGCCGCTGCCCGAGCCGAGGCTGCGGCCGCCGTCGCCATGGCCAAGGCGAAGGGGTACGGCGGTCACGGTGGCCGGGGAACCTATGGCCAGTCGGGGCTCATGGCCCACGCTGCGGGCGGCCAGGCAGGTTATGGGTCCGGCAGTGTGGGCGGAGGCTTCGTCGGCTACGGCGGGCTTGGCCAGACTGCTTCGACTTCAACAAGTGGTTACGGCAGCGCCAGCCAGTCGAGCCACATCAGCTTCGGCAGCGTCCAGACGAGCTACGGCAGCGACGGCCAAGACGCACAGATTAGCTACGGAAACGATGGGCAAAGCAGCCATGACAGCCACGGGAATGGCGATCAAAATATCCAAATCAGTTATACCGATGGTAATCAAAATGGCTTTACTGATCAGGTCACTTATACCAACGGTGACCAAATAATCCAGAATGATGGTGGCCAAATCATTCAGTCAGGTCATGGCCAAAATAATGACGGTCATGTAACTTACAGCGATGATGTCCAAAATAACGGTGGCCACAATGTCCATGACAACGGTCAAAATGATCAAAATACGTTTGTAAACAATGACCACGCTCATTTGGGGAGCAATGTCCAAAACAATGAAGGCCAGTTTAACTATGACAATGGTCAAAATAATCAAATCAGCTTTGGTAATGATGGACATAATATTGGCCACattatcagtaatgacaatactcAAAATGGCCACATCAGTTACGAAAGCAATGACCATACAAATTTTGGCAACGGGGGTCAAAATAATGCAGCCCAATTTAACTACGACAACAATGACCACAATGGTCAAATCAGTTATGACGATGGCGGCCAAATTAATGTTGGCCAGATCATCCATGGCCAAAATGACCACATAAATGCCCACGTCGGTTTTGGAAACAGTGGCCAAAATGATGATGGTCATTTTGGTTACAACAACAATGGCCAAAATATAAATGGCCAATCTAACTACGGTAACAATGGCCAAAATATAAATGACCAGTCTAACTACGACAACAATGGCTTAAATAATAACGGCCAATTTAGTCACGGCAACGATGGCCAAAATATCGGTATCTCATATGGCAACGATCGCACAAATG AAAAGAATATGCTTAAGTGTGATCCTAAAGACATATTCAGAATTAAGGCGGGTATAGAACAACAATGA
- the LOC138859064 gene encoding transmembrane protein 199 encodes MTKMEDHVLIIPSKRFVQILQELRDAFGSPQSIQQKIPAGEGIAGKEIKLTTQEIKWCHEKMRERGIPERVHELLAESEIILPKYEPPPRSPELEARIQRLRFEQENRDYKDMVKSVDNVYQGDGTQLGEIGKEMRIVNRQIISGLQYLLSVIGTFFAVFIALGMATPDYGVRALVATLAALVVGLAEMYFIIREDLKEEKKQDKVK; translated from the coding sequence ATGACCAAAATGGAGGATCATGTGCTCATTATACCCTCTAAACGGTTCGTCCAAATTCTGCAAGAGTTAAGAGATGCATTTGGGAGCCCACAGAGCATCCAGCAGAAGATCCCAGCAGGTGAAGGCATAGCAGGAAAAGAGATCAAGCTGACAACACAGGAGATCAAGTGGTGTCACGAGAAGATGCGAGAAAGGGGCATCCCAGAGCGTGTCCATGAATTACTAGCAGAGAGCGAGATCATTTTACCCAAGTATGAACCACCCCCAAGGAGCCCAGAACTTGAAGCCAGGATCCAAAGGCTGCGTTTCGAGCAAGAGAACCGTGACTACAAGGACATGGTCAAAAGTGTGGATAATGTCTACCAGGGAGATGGAACACAGCTTGGAGAGATTGGGAAAGAGATGCGGATTGTTAATAGGCAGATCATATCAGGGCTTCAGTACCTCTTGTCTGTGATTGGCACTTTCTTTGCTGTCTTTATCGCATTGGGTATGGCCACCCCGGACTACGGAGTGAGGGCTCTGGTAGCTACACTGGCTGCATTGGTGGTTGGCTTGGCAGAAATGTATTTCATTATCAGGGAAGatttaaaggaagaaaaaaaacaggacaaagtgaaatag
- the Muted gene encoding biogenesis of lysosome-related organelles complex 1 subunit 5 codes for MASAASDVNEVFSRLFDHRPFLKGEIEYFKKEFEEKRGDREVEQLFRSLELITEIKEGQIEKIVNSSDDNLPRTIADIQVALHMLEDTIDTEKKFNSEELLAKKRAERKSKLTATQQEVQEKLNFLENNYLEKEQALRAQFETLEKSAGF; via the exons ATGGCATCGGCAGCCAGTG ATGTAAATGAGGTTTTTTCAAGATTATTTGATCATCGACCATTCCTGAAAGGGGAAATTGAGTATTTTAAAAAAGAGTTTGAG GAAAAACGAGGAGACAGAGAGGTGGAGCAACTCTTCCGATCTCTTGAACTAATAACAGAGATAAAGGAGGGGCAG ATTGAGAAGATAGTCAACTCCTCAGATGACAATCTCCCACGCACAATTGCAGACATTCAAGTGGCTCTCCACATGTTAGAAGATACCATTGACACTGAGAAGAAATTTAACTCG GAGGAGCTTCTGGcaaaaaagagagcagagaggaaaagCAAGCTCACAGCAACTCAGCAGGAGGTACAAGAGAAACTCAACTTCCTTGAAAACAACTACCTGGAGAAGGAACAGGCTCTGAGAGCACAGTTTGAGACTCTTGAGAAAAGTGCAGGATTCTAA